Proteins from a genomic interval of Armatimonadia bacterium:
- a CDS encoding FAD-dependent oxidoreductase — MLSYARDLPELEPVDLIVCGAGPAGCAAALSAARSGLSVLLVEALGQCGGMGTSGLVSHWLGGRSFDGRRWVVGGIFRELSEEAAAAGAALLPVDDPEERFTPHGWLKGLQHGVPFDPFAMARLLDRKLAEASVDVLYFTRAVDVTCEGDEIRHVILANKQGLSAVRARAIVDATGDADVAAASGCEVQCGREGDGLMAPATLMFHVDNVDQRMLSDYLHEHDSPRFRLEITRWREQGDWPFPYEILITVQLVEPGVMMINTSRLVGVDGTDPRSVSDGMCAGREETEALLLVLRKHVPGFSQARLKAVAPLLGVRETRRIVGDLVMTVEDVVTGRTFEDTIGLSSYGWDLPDPHRPSHQPMHERAQAKPPVTPLPYRIMVPRPVGNLICPGRAVSVEREVLGPLRVMAPCMAMGEAAGLAAHQVCRAGIAFNQVDTALLRQELTERGAILEL, encoded by the coding sequence ATGCTGTCGTACGCAAGAGACCTGCCCGAGCTTGAACCCGTGGACCTGATCGTCTGTGGCGCCGGACCGGCGGGCTGTGCTGCAGCGCTGAGTGCCGCACGCTCAGGACTGTCGGTCCTGCTGGTCGAGGCCCTCGGGCAGTGCGGTGGCATGGGCACCAGTGGCCTGGTGTCACACTGGCTGGGTGGACGGAGCTTCGATGGACGCCGGTGGGTAGTCGGTGGAATCTTTCGGGAGCTGAGTGAGGAGGCGGCTGCAGCCGGTGCGGCCCTGCTTCCCGTCGATGACCCGGAGGAGAGGTTCACTCCCCATGGCTGGCTCAAGGGCCTGCAGCATGGTGTGCCCTTCGATCCCTTCGCCATGGCACGACTGCTGGACCGCAAGCTGGCCGAGGCATCGGTCGACGTCCTCTACTTCACCCGCGCCGTGGACGTGACGTGCGAAGGTGACGAGATCCGTCACGTGATCCTCGCCAACAAGCAGGGGCTTTCGGCGGTGCGGGCACGGGCTATCGTGGACGCCACTGGTGACGCAGACGTGGCAGCCGCCTCTGGCTGTGAGGTCCAGTGCGGACGCGAGGGCGATGGACTGATGGCGCCCGCCACGCTGATGTTCCACGTGGACAACGTGGATCAGCGCATGCTCTCGGACTACCTCCACGAGCACGACTCGCCGCGCTTCCGGCTGGAGATCACAAGGTGGCGTGAACAGGGCGACTGGCCCTTCCCCTACGAGATCCTCATCACTGTGCAGCTTGTGGAGCCCGGCGTGATGATGATCAACACCTCGCGCCTGGTGGGAGTGGACGGCACCGACCCGCGTTCGGTCAGTGATGGAATGTGCGCGGGCCGCGAGGAGACCGAAGCGCTGCTGCTCGTCCTGCGCAAGCACGTTCCCGGCTTCTCGCAGGCCCGGCTGAAGGCCGTGGCGCCGCTGCTGGGAGTGCGAGAGACACGCCGGATCGTGGGTGACCTGGTGATGACCGTCGAGGACGTGGTGACCGGCCGAACCTTCGAGGACACCATCGGCCTGAGCAGCTACGGCTGGGACCTCCCGGACCCGCATCGTCCGAGCCACCAACCCATGCACGAGCGGGCCCAGGCGAAGCCGCCGGTAACTCCTCTTCCCTACCGGATCATGGTGCCGCGACCTGTGGGGAACCTGATCTGCCCCGGTCGGGCCGTGAGCGTGGAGCGCGAGGTCCTGGGGCCGCTACGTGTCATGGCGCCCTGCATGGCGATGGGCGAAGCAGCCGGACTTGCTGCCCATCAGGTCTGCCGCGCAGGCATAGCCTTCAACCAAGTGGACACGGCGCTCCTGCGCCAGGAGCTCACTGAGCGTGGCGCAATCCTCGAGCTCTGA
- a CDS encoding MBL fold metallo-hydrolase, producing the protein MTVEVQDPEVVTMVAAAGAQLLLLSGVVLIAAALPGVAASQTKEAPAEQGQAQDDGVTIRWWGHACFSITDREGTCVMTDPFPEGYGYPRPGAEPQVCLITHEHRDHNGIENVLGHPIALRGTGMHETAGLRFKGVATYHDAQQGAARGPNTVFVWQMGGLRIAHLGDLGHVLTEEQMEALGRVDVLMVPVGGFYTIDAPQAVQVIRRLEARIVLPMHYKTPAIPKSPVASIDALLAAVPPTWKVEKPAAAAFQVHPSDLPGETVRVVVLKYE; encoded by the coding sequence GTGACCGTCGAAGTTCAGGACCCGGAGGTGGTGACGATGGTAGCTGCAGCAGGTGCGCAGTTGCTCTTGCTGTCAGGTGTGGTGCTGATCGCCGCAGCCCTGCCCGGAGTCGCAGCGTCTCAGACGAAGGAAGCACCGGCCGAGCAGGGGCAAGCTCAGGACGATGGCGTCACGATACGCTGGTGGGGTCACGCTTGCTTCTCGATCACCGATCGAGAAGGCACGTGCGTCATGACCGACCCCTTTCCGGAAGGGTACGGATACCCTCGTCCAGGAGCGGAGCCGCAGGTCTGCCTGATCACCCACGAACACCGCGACCACAACGGGATCGAGAACGTGCTGGGCCATCCTATCGCTTTGCGCGGAACGGGCATGCATGAGACAGCGGGCTTGCGCTTCAAGGGAGTGGCAACCTATCACGATGCGCAGCAGGGCGCTGCTCGGGGACCGAACACCGTTTTCGTCTGGCAGATGGGCGGCCTGAGGATCGCGCATCTGGGCGACCTGGGTCACGTGCTGACGGAGGAGCAGATGGAGGCCCTTGGCCGCGTCGACGTGCTCATGGTTCCTGTCGGCGGCTTCTACACCATCGACGCGCCGCAGGCGGTGCAGGTGATCCGCCGGCTCGAAGCACGGATAGTGCTGCCCATGCACTACAAGACGCCTGCGATCCCGAAGTCACCGGTGGCCTCGATCGACGCCTTGCTCGCGGCGGTCCCGCCGACGTGGAAGGTCGAGAAGCCGGCTGCTGCCGCCTTCCAGGTGCATCCTTCTGACCTGCCCGGTGAGACCGTGCGCGTGGTTGTGCTCAAGTACGAGTGA